The Salvia splendens isolate huo1 chromosome 21, SspV2, whole genome shotgun sequence genome includes a window with the following:
- the LOC121785043 gene encoding plastidial pyruvate kinase 2-like, with product MAQATAAGLTHGAVAANPASGSLKIRVDELRPARGFEAKVLGLTEKKKKKGHRGVTALRSELQVIPAEEQNQYVQGIPQPGGTSAAIWSKPTVGRKTKIVCTIGPSTNTREMIWKLAEAGMNVARLNMSHGDHASHQKVIDLVKEYNAQSKDNVIAIMLDTKGPEVRSGDLPQPIPLKPGQEFTFTIRRGVGTADCVSVNYDDFVNDVEAGDMLLVDGGMMSFLVKSKTKDSVKCEVVDGGELMSRRHLNVRGKSATLPSITEKDWDDIKFGVDNEIDFYAVSFVKDAAVVHELKNYLKDAGADIHVIVKIESADSIPNLHSIITASDGAMVARGDLGAELPIEEVPLLQEEIIGLCRSMGKTVIVATNMLESMIVHPTPTRAEVSDIAIAVKEGADAIMLSGETAHGKFPLKAVNVMHTVSLRMEATITAPPTPANLGQAFKNHMSEMFAYHATKVSNNLGTSIVVFTRTGFMAILLSHYRPRGTIFAFTNEKKIQQRLALYQGVCPIHMEFSADAEETFNNALTLLEKQGLAKEGEHVAVVQSGKQPIWRSESTHNIQLRKI from the exons ATGGCCcaggcgacggcggcggggtTGACTCATGGCGCTGTTGCGGCTAATCCGGCCTCAGGATCACTGAAGATCCGTGTCGACGAGCTGAGGCCAGCTCGCGGCTTTGAAGCCAAGGTTTTGGGACTAactgagaagaagaagaagaagggtcACCGCGGAGTCACCGCCTTGCGCTCTGAACTGCAAGTGATTCCG GCAGAAGAGCAGAATCAATATGTACAAGGGATTCCACAACCTGGTGgaacatcagcggctatatggTCTAAGCCTACTGTCGGCCGGAAGACAAAGATTGTTTGCACGATCGGTCCCTCCACTAACACCAGGGAAATGATATGGAAGCTCGCAGAGGCTGGAATGAATGTTGCCCGTCTCAATATGTCACATGGAGACCATGCATCTCACCAGAAAGTCATTGATTTGGTCAAGGAATATAATGCTCAATCCAAAGACAATGTCATTGCCATCATGCTTGATACCAAG GGTCCTGAGGTTAGGAGTGGTGATCTACCTCAACCTATTCCACTTAAACCTGGTCAGGAATTTACTTTCACAATTCGAAGAGGAGTTGGCACGGCAGATTGCGTCAGTGTGAACTATGATGATTTTGTTAATGATGTCGAAGCGGGGGACATGCTTCTTGTTGATG GTGGTATGATGTCATTCTTGGTGAAATCAAAGACTAAAGATTCAGTGAAGTGTGAAGTTGTTGATGGTGGAGAGCTTATGTCCCGAAGGCATCTCAATGTTCGAGGAAAAAGTGCAACACTGCCGTCAATTACTG AAAAGGATTGGGATGATATCAAATTTGGAGTGGACAACGAAATCGACTTCTATGCTGTTTCCTTTGTCAAGGATGCAGCTGTGGTCCATGAACTGAAGAATTATCTTAAAG ATGCTGGCGCGGATATCCATGTCATTGTAAAAATTGAAAGTGCAGATTCGATACCAAATTTGCATTCGATTATAACAGCATCTGATGGG GCTATGGTTGCCAGGGGAGATCTTGGTGCAGAGTTGCCGATTGAAGAGGTCCCTTTATTGCAG GAAGAAATTATTGGATTATGCCGTAGTATGGGCAAGACGGTCATAGTGGCAACAAATATGCTGGAAAGCATGATTGTGCATCCCACTCCTACCCGAGCAGAGGTATCAGATATCGCTATAGCAGTTAAAGAAGGGGCTGATGCGATTATGCTCTCTGGAGAAACTGCTCACGGGAA GTTCCCACTGAAGGCAGTTAACGTCATGCACACAGTGTCATTGCGGATGGAAGCTACGATAACTGCACCACCAACTCCAGCAAATCTGGGCCAAGCCTTCAAG AACCATATGAGCGAAATGTTTGCATACCATGCAACAAAGGTGTCTAATAACCTTGGAACTTCAATTGTTGTCTTCACTAGAACTGGCTTCATGGCTATTCTACTGAGCCACTATAGACCGCGCGGCACAATCTTCGCTTTCACAAATGA GAAGAAGATACAGCAGAGATTAGCTCTATACCAAGGCGTTTGCCCCATACACATGGAGTTTTCTGCAGATGCTGAGGAAACTTTTAACAACGCTTTGACTTTGTTAGAG AAGCAAGGACTAGCGAAAGAAGGTGAGCATGTCGCAGTTGTTCAAAGCGGTAAACAACCCATTTGGCGCTCGGAATCAACACATAATATTCAACTGAGGAAAATATAG
- the LOC121783898 gene encoding uncharacterized protein LOC121783898, with amino-acid sequence MDGLSTICAGLGIVEEDDNGKRIGYDKGEYCLDNLKDLLRFLRRDDPEKRDVFKQICKWNTVGKDLIPIIEYFQEDRNLVLNAVKVLVFLTMPVEPTSVDILQQIEYLWGLKSAITFSDIVPVIVSLLESPLENLESGSFMEDDWKLVQLVLTLFRNVLAIQDISTQQKAEGSATRFLFIRDSFLESLFQENVMDLILVLSQHTGGSQGYLRQDNLLLLETYYHIFKGQNPELIAKAYLKSYEVEYDSENLVSSLQSIMKEEQEKRRLTRFHNLSCYSKFTGTYTRVTLDGSKALLKGNPSPSDDALLKGPKVIRGPSKREKWEHRELPSTKNKTLQLLDAFISQFLMGGYNVLMQSIREDIDKEHLEIQSTDVIMFFKVAEFVTSFQYHKCVASKPSIDANNEETANSLDDDALFKGSICGPIAETLTESMFLLVTSKWRYAFEALKQTNDYKFLSAAGSLAKVMIRMLDLVLKQSLEDSKEPQTARILLYKLFYDQTEEGMTRFLLNLIKSFDTHKQSKSDLANLVETVHVVLRLLENLQARGTLRVSKKLRKRKKKAETKNENVCEPSVGDVSIQNEIGSSTCEEPNDVNMLEKETLINDEFSAEADESIRDAIKVDEPETNPANLTCNNAEVDDKNITENDGLHTDDSSDEQPILADEVDFKVSTLVSALASNTIIQKLCWLLKFYKTNSIMTNHYIITVLRRICDDLELSPMLYQLSLLTIFYDILEEQKSRPHKEYENIVDFLKSLTRRMLRKMKNYPLLLVEVLFVKTRKESHYINCGSMLNELNSIKNESGEGRNGTKKSGSGFFDDQKWVRRNLADALGDDDYDNQEADGPFKENFQKFRQNPVEEMIEEIAISDRESSEEKTGELSSRRGNGLILTDEITGKLKDLYEKYKDNPECSTLIAGELDPDGDISKLQISKFLRQLGLKLPAKEKKQSSKTSNQLQGNKRDASKDTTHPNLTPTEKSSSPKRPLNSRKRVDAFSVSQEQEIKDLFEQFKDHKRCSYMIANALDSSGSISTSQVSRKLKQLGLVRPKQKPQASMHLRDEIVSEFPSEGAGNSDSETLSSLKIRGKHNRNGKNTDKSKIKKVARESPGDISDDELLSSVLAKTKKKPRISDDDDMVLDDLFGENLPDTNLAGRDTQISESFRADTVQSKQTGSEEIDVSVANDSHDLTTETIGERTNEEALGNELADFDEDTQPVSITQESSASRRQRRMVIDFEDDEE; translated from the exons ATGGATGGATTATCAACCATTTGCGCTGGGCTAGGTATAGTCGAAGAAGATGACAATGGGAAGCGCATTGGATATGATAAGGGAGAGTATTGTTTAG ATAACTTGAAGGATCTATTAAGGTTTCTAAGGCGGGACGATCCGGAGAAAAGGGATGTGTTCAAGCAAATCTGTAAATGGAATACTGTGGGGAAGGATTTGATACCGATTATTGAGTATTTCCAGGAAGACCGTAATTTGGTGTTGAATGCAG TGAAAGTGCTGGTGTTTCTTACTATGCCCGTTGAGCCTACATCGGTTGACATATTGCAACAAATCGAGTATCTTTGGGGACTGAAGTCCGCTATTACGTTCAGTGATATTGTTCCAGTAATAGTGTCCCTTCTCGAAAGCCCATTAGAAAATCTCGAAAG TGGATCTTTTATGGAGGATGACTGGAAACTTGTTCAGCTGGTCCTCACTTTATTTCGAAATGTCCTTGCTATTCAAGATATTTCAACCCAACAGAAAGCTGAAGGATCAGCCACTCGGTTTCTATTTATTCGAGACAGCTTTTTAGAATCATTGTTCCAGGAGAATGTTATGGACCTGATTTTGGTTTTATCACAACACACTGGTGGTTCTCAGGGCTACCTTCGTCAAGATAACTTGCTTTTACTAGAGACTTACTATCACATATTTAAAGGTCAAAATCCTGAGTTGATTGCAAAAGCATACTTGAAGAGCTACGAG GTTGAATATGATTCCGAAAATTTAGTTAGCAGTCTCCAGTCCATCATGAAAGAGGAACAAGAGAAAAGAAGGCTTACCAGATTTCACAATCTAAGTTGCTATTCGAAGTTTACTGGAACATATACGAGAGTCACCTTG GATGGTTCTAAAGCACTTCTGAAGGGAAACCCTTCTCCTTCTGATGATGCTTTGTTAAAAGGTCCTAAAGTTATCCGAGGTCCATCCAAACGAGAGAAATGGGAACATAGAGAACTACcgtcaacaaaaaataaaactctGCAATTACTTGATGCTTTTATAAGCCAATTTCTGATGGGAGGATACAATG TTCTGATGCAGTCAATCCGTGAAGATATTGATAAAGAGCATCTTGAGATTCAGAGCACTGATGTAATCATGTTTTTTAAGGTTGCTGAGTTTGTCACATCTTTTCAGTATCACAAGTGTGTAGCTTCTAAG CCTAGTATTGATGCTAACAATGAGGAGACAGCAAATTCTCTTGATGACGATGCCCTGTTTAAAGGTAGTATATGCGGCCCAATTGCTGAAACATTAACTGAGTCGATGTTTCTACTGGTCACTTCAAAATGGCGATATGCATTTGAAGCCTTGAAACAAACAAATGATTATAAGTTTCTTTCAGCAGCAGGGTCCCTTGCAAAAGTTATG ATACGAATGCTGGATTTGGTGCTAAAGCAATCCCTAGAAGATTCAAAGGAACCTCAGACAGCTCGCATTCTTCTATACAAGTTATTCTATGATCAAACTGAGGAAGGGATGACTCGGTTTCTCTTGAATCTGATTAAATCCTTTGACACTCATAAACAATCTAAAAG TGATCTTGCCAACTTGGTGGAAACTGTGCATGTGGTTCTGCGACTACTGGAAAACCTCCAAGCACGAGGCACTCTGAGG GTCTCAAAAAAgttgagaaagagaaaaaagaaggCAGAAACCAAGAACGAAAATGTTTGTGAACCAAGTGTGGGTGATGTCAGTATCCAGAATGAGATAGGCAGCTCCACTTGTGAAGAACCAAATGATGTCAACATGTTGGAAAAGGAGACATTAATAAATGACGAGTTTAGTGCTGAGGCTGATGAAAGCATCAGGGATGCCATTAAGGTTGATGAACCTGAAACGAATCCAGCCAACCTGACATGCAACAATGCGGAGGTGGATGACAAAAATATCACTGAAAATGATGGTCTGCACACTGATGATTCTTCTGATGAGCAGCCAATATTGGCAGATGAAGTTGATTTTAAGGTATCTACTTTGGTATCCGCTCTTGCTAGCAACACTATTATTCAGAAGTTGTGCTGGTTGCTGAAGTTCTATAAGACCAATTCCATCATGACGAATCATTATATAATAACTGTGCTCCGACGTATTTGTGATGATCTTGAACTGTCCCCGATGCTGTATCAG CTATCACTCCTCACAATATTCTATGATATCCTGGAAGAGCAGAAATCAAGGCCACACAAAGAATATGAAAACATTGTCGACTTTTTGAAAAGTTTGACACGGAGAATGCTGCGGAAAATGAAGAATTATCCCCTTCTTTTGGTTGAAGTTCTATTTGTGAAGACACGAAAAGAAAGCCATTATATAAATTGTGGATCTATGCTTAATGAGCTAAACAGTATAAAAAATGAATCTGGGGAAGGCAGAAACGGAACCAAAAAGAGTGGAAGTGGCTTTTTTGATGATCAAAAATGGGTTCGCAGGAATTTAGCTGATGCCCTAGGTGATGATGATTATGACAACCAAGA GGCAGATGGTCCTTTCAAAGAAAACTTTCAGAAGTTCAGGCAAAATCCAGTGGAAGAAATGATTGAAGAGATTGCAATATCTGACAG GGAGAGTTCTGAAGAGAAAACTGGCGAGCTATCATCAAGGAGAGGAAATGGCCTTATTCTTACTGATGAAATTACTGGAAAGCTTAAGGATCTCTATGAGAA GTATAAGGATAACCCAGAATGTAGTACGCTCATTGCTGGAGAGCTTGATCCAGATGGAGATATTTCAAAACTACAAATTTCTAAGTTTCTTAGACAGCTTGGACTTAAACTGCCAGCTAAAGAAAAGAAGCAGAGCTCTAAAACCTCCAATCAACTTCAGGGAAACAAGAGGGATGCTTCAAAAGATACGACTCATCCCAATTTAACTCCAACAGAGAAAAGTTCATCCCCAAAGAGACCACT GAACTCTAGAAAAAGAGTAGATGCATTTAGTGTTAGTCAGGAACAGGAGATCAAAGATTTATTTGAACA GTTCAAAGATCACAAGAGGTGCAGCTACATGATTGCTAATGCACTTGATAGCAGTGGCAGTATTTCCACCTCTCAGGTTTCTAGAAAACTTAAGCAACTAGGCCTTGTTAGGCCAAAACAGAAGCCTCAGGCTAGCATGCATTTGAGGGATGAGATTGTAAGCGAATTTCCTTCAGAAGGTGCAGGCAACTCTGATAGTGAAACATTATCGTCTCTGAAGATCAG GGGCAAACATAATCGAAATGGAAAGAACACTGATAAGAGTAAAATTAAGAAGGTAGCACGGGAATCTCCAGGAGACATCTCTGATGATGAATTACTTAGCTCTGTATTGGC gaaaacaaagaaaaaaccCCGTATCAGTGATGATGACGATATGGTTCTGGATGATTTATTCGGGGAGAATTTACCCGATACCAACTTAGCTGGCAGGGATACCCAAATCTCAGAGAG TTTCAGGGCCGATACAGTACAATCCAAGCAGACGGGTTCCGAAGAGATTGATGTTTCAGTTGCTAACGACTCTCATGACTTGACAACTGAAACAATTGGAGAGAGAACTAACGAAGAAGCTCTCGGTAATGAACTGGCGGATTTTGATGAAGACACGCAGCCTGTAAGCATCACACAGGAAAGTAGTGCATCTAGAAGGCAGCGGAGGATGGTGATCGACTTTGAGGATGATGAGGAATAA